From one Lactiplantibacillus paraplantarum genomic stretch:
- a CDS encoding aldo/keto reductase — protein sequence MYQASQSRYDHMIYNRVGNSGLKLSSIGLGLWNNFGSVDPIANQKAIIHQAFDLGITYYDLANNYGPEPGSAETNFSRIMATDMRPYRDEMVIASKAGYVMWPGPYGNWGSRKSIIASADQSLQRTGLDYFDIFYSHRPDPETPMEETAAALDQLVRQGKALYIGLSNYNGKQTAAMTKIFEALRTPYIIHQPRYNMFNRQAEQDLFPVLQATHKAAVGFSSLSQGLLTDKYLHGIATDSRANKQTIPFLSPVQVEQTLTTVKRLNEVAQQRGQSLAQMALAWNLRQPALASVLIGASRPEQVINNVAALGKLEFSVAELATIEQILAEQPVIDWSAGRS from the coding sequence ATGTATCAAGCAAGTCAGAGCCGCTATGACCATATGATTTATAATCGAGTAGGTAATAGTGGCCTGAAGTTGTCATCAATCGGGCTAGGTCTGTGGAATAATTTTGGAAGCGTTGATCCGATCGCTAATCAAAAGGCAATCATTCATCAAGCTTTTGATCTAGGAATTACTTACTATGATTTAGCCAATAACTATGGCCCGGAGCCCGGCAGTGCAGAAACTAATTTTAGCCGTATTATGGCTACCGATATGCGGCCATACCGTGACGAAATGGTCATTGCCAGTAAGGCAGGCTATGTGATGTGGCCGGGACCTTATGGTAATTGGGGTTCACGGAAAAGTATCATTGCGAGTGCTGATCAGAGTTTGCAGCGAACTGGTTTAGACTACTTTGATATTTTCTATAGTCACCGTCCTGATCCCGAGACACCAATGGAAGAGACAGCCGCTGCGCTTGATCAACTAGTACGGCAGGGCAAGGCGTTATATATTGGGCTTTCAAATTATAATGGTAAGCAGACGGCTGCCATGACCAAGATATTTGAAGCGTTAAGAACGCCATATATTATTCATCAACCGCGTTACAATATGTTTAATCGACAGGCAGAACAGGACTTGTTTCCTGTCCTGCAAGCGACTCACAAGGCGGCAGTGGGTTTTAGCTCACTGTCACAGGGATTGTTAACGGATAAGTATTTGCATGGGATTGCGACTGATTCACGGGCCAATAAGCAGACAATTCCTTTTTTGAGTCCAGTCCAGGTTGAGCAAACACTAACGACGGTGAAACGCTTGAATGAGGTTGCACAACAACGTGGTCAAAGCTTAGCTCAAATGGCCTTGGCTTGGAATTTACGTCAGCCGGCCTTGGCTAGCGTTTTAATTGGTGCTAGCCGGCCAGAACAAGTGATCAATAACGTTGCAGCACTAGGAAAATTGGAATTTAGTGTAGCAGAATTAGCAACGATTGAACAAATTCTTGCTGAACAACCAGTGATTGATTGGAGTGCTGGTCGGTCATAG
- a CDS encoding pyridoxamine 5'-phosphate oxidase family protein yields the protein MDPKFIEVIKDTTPATIVTVNAAPAHVVNTWSHYMQLIDDHTLLIPSAGMHSIETDFANDNHITIAVGSYKVPGTTGTGCGFHIHGTGKFETSGAYFDQMHAKFDWIRATLVVTIDDVEQKI from the coding sequence ATGGACCCTAAATTTATTGAAGTTATCAAAGACACGACCCCCGCAACCATCGTCACGGTCAACGCCGCACCAGCGCACGTCGTCAACACCTGGAGTCATTATATGCAGCTTATCGATGATCATACCCTATTGATCCCATCGGCTGGCATGCACTCAATTGAGACCGATTTTGCTAACGACAACCACATTACAATTGCTGTCGGTAGTTACAAGGTTCCCGGCACAACTGGCACTGGCTGTGGTTTCCACATTCATGGTACCGGCAAGTTTGAAACTAGTGGCGCTTACTTCGATCAAATGCACGCCAAGTTCGATTGGATTCGTGCAACCTTGGTTGTAACCATTGATGATGTGGAACAAAAGATTTAG
- a CDS encoding aldose epimerase family protein yields the protein MILETKKTVFDQLDGQDVMRYTLVNDRQTRISVLSYGGTWQEFVVNEDGVEQPLIWGLDNMADYQRVGYCLCQSIGRVAGRIGGAKFNIDDQTYQVEMNEQTHSLHGGNHGFNTLNFDGAFSQTDDSVSVTLTKHIKASDDNYPGNMDVAIKFTLDNQDQVSIAFTGDTDAATLFNPTNHVYWNTTDDRTSLAQQKLQITSAAHLEFDGEKVPTGKKLAVKGTAYDFNQAQPVEKALAQLKAENGGIEFDDAYEVIPSATEPIAIVGDVDGKRQVKLYSDRNSLIIFTANPFDADKEDAHQYNALATEAQTLPDAINHADFGDIVLRPGQPVTHTIRYQYERLN from the coding sequence ATGATTTTGGAAACTAAAAAAACAGTATTTGACCAGCTGGATGGTCAAGACGTAATGCGTTATACGTTAGTTAACGACCGTCAGACTCGCATTTCAGTATTGAGTTACGGTGGTACGTGGCAAGAATTTGTTGTCAATGAAGACGGTGTTGAGCAGCCTTTGATCTGGGGCCTTGATAACATGGCTGACTATCAACGAGTGGGTTACTGCTTGTGTCAATCAATTGGTCGGGTTGCTGGCCGAATTGGTGGTGCTAAGTTCAATATTGATGATCAAACTTATCAAGTTGAAATGAATGAACAAACACATTCGTTGCATGGCGGTAACCATGGCTTTAACACGCTCAACTTTGATGGTGCTTTTAGTCAGACTGATGATAGTGTCAGTGTGACTTTAACGAAACACATTAAGGCTAGTGATGATAATTACCCGGGAAATATGGACGTGGCCATCAAGTTTACGTTGGATAATCAAGATCAAGTATCGATTGCGTTTACTGGTGATACGGATGCTGCGACACTCTTCAACCCAACTAATCACGTTTATTGGAATACGACCGATGATCGAACTAGTTTAGCACAACAAAAATTGCAGATTACGAGTGCGGCTCATCTTGAGTTTGATGGTGAGAAAGTACCGACTGGTAAGAAATTAGCGGTTAAGGGGACGGCGTACGACTTTAACCAGGCGCAACCAGTTGAAAAAGCGCTGGCCCAATTAAAGGCCGAAAATGGTGGCATTGAATTCGACGATGCCTATGAAGTGATACCTAGCGCCACGGAACCAATTGCCATCGTTGGCGATGTTGACGGTAAACGGCAGGTTAAACTTTACTCGGATCGCAATAGTCTTATTATCTTCACGGCTAATCCATTTGATGCTGATAAGGAAGACGCACATCAATATAATGCGTTAGCGACGGAAGCCCAGACTTTGCCGGATGCCATTAACCATGCGGACTTTGGTGATATTGTTTTGCGTCCCGGGCAACCAGTGACCCATACGATTCGGTATCAATATGAACGATTAAATTAA
- a CDS encoding LacI family DNA-binding transcriptional regulator: MAATLKDIANKVGVSLATVSRVLNKDQSLSVSDTTRQRILDAAEALQYSKNKRHTVATARKRLAIVQWYSESKEQDDLYYMSVRMGIERRGQDNQFEVTRIFQNNLQELGPDVDAVIAVGKFSQPQVADLAAVTDNLVFVDDDQFDAGFDSVITDFRLATEKVVDYFWQRNFHRIGFIHGQEMTTDHQLAVVDRRMLGFRAAMERRHAFDPKFVFKGDYTSESGFKMMQKAIRKLGDQLPGAFFVANDPMAAGALKALQASGIQVPERVKLFSFNNTSLATFVYPELSAVNVDTELMGATAVNLVMTRLAGRTTTQRVELGTNLVERASTK, translated from the coding sequence ATGGCGGCAACGCTAAAAGATATTGCGAATAAAGTTGGTGTATCATTAGCAACTGTATCGCGCGTGCTAAACAAAGATCAGTCATTGTCTGTTAGTGATACGACGCGTCAGCGAATCTTAGATGCAGCGGAAGCATTACAGTATTCAAAAAATAAACGGCATACTGTCGCGACTGCCCGTAAACGGCTTGCCATTGTTCAATGGTATTCAGAATCCAAGGAACAAGATGACTTGTATTATATGTCAGTGCGCATGGGGATTGAACGACGCGGACAGGATAATCAGTTTGAGGTAACGCGTATTTTTCAGAATAATTTACAAGAACTGGGACCGGACGTGGATGCGGTTATCGCCGTTGGTAAGTTTAGTCAGCCACAAGTAGCGGACTTGGCTGCGGTGACTGATAATCTAGTCTTTGTAGATGATGATCAGTTCGATGCTGGTTTCGATAGTGTTATTACTGATTTTCGGTTAGCAACCGAAAAAGTTGTCGATTACTTCTGGCAACGTAACTTCCATCGTATTGGGTTTATTCACGGTCAAGAAATGACGACTGACCACCAATTAGCGGTAGTTGATCGGCGGATGTTAGGTTTTCGAGCTGCAATGGAACGGCGGCATGCGTTTGATCCCAAGTTTGTCTTCAAGGGCGATTACACAAGCGAGTCTGGTTTTAAAATGATGCAAAAAGCCATTCGTAAGTTGGGCGATCAGTTACCAGGGGCCTTTTTTGTGGCGAACGATCCGATGGCGGCCGGTGCGCTCAAGGCATTGCAGGCTAGCGGTATTCAAGTGCCAGAACGAGTAAAACTATTTAGTTTTAACAATACGTCGTTGGCAACTTTTGTTTATCCCGAATTAAGTGCCGTTAATGTTGATACTGAATTGATGGGGGCGACTGCTGTTAATTTAGTAATGACGCGCTTGGCGGGACGGACAACAACGCAACGCGTCGAATTGGGCACCAACTTAGTTGAACGAGCCAGTACTAAATAG